ttttctttggttttttgtttttttttaagggtaAGCCACTTTTCTTGCTGACTTTGGTCCAAGTGCGGTGGAGAAAAGCTCCTATTGGGCATGGATGCCATTCCCATCTAGAGACCAACAGCCACATGTCTTCTAAGTGGATTAGAAAatgaagactctctctctctctctctctctctctctctctctctctctctctctctctctctcgcacacaaAATCGCAATCAATTACCGCAGAATTCCTAGGCTGAGAACTCGCCCCCCAGTTCATACCTATAGTTTTTTGGAATCTCAACTTCAACCCTTCCCTAGTCACGAAAGGCCCTTTTCCCCTCCTATAAAAGGAGCTCCAAAGCGAGCCTTTTCCTCCACAACCATCCAAAAACCCAACACCACATCTTAAGTTAAACTTGGTCAttgaagctctctctctctctcttttcaagctgaaaaaagaaagatggagaaaAGAAATGGATCAACTGAAGCAAAAGACGCGATTCATCATCGCGATATTGATCAGGAGAAATGGGTTCATGATTCTTCTGTGGATTACAAAGGAAGAGTCCCTCTTCGAGCTTCCACAGGAGCTTGGAAGGCCTCTCTTTTCATCATTGGTGAGGAATATCTACTATATATCTCTCTTCGTTATCGCTAAGGAATATTTACTACCTGAACTATAGCCACATTAAAGCTTACAACACAAGCACAAACTATAGCCACATTAAAGCTTACAACAcaagcatctctctctctctctctctctctcacgaacTATAGCCACATTAAAGCTTACAACAcaagcatctctctctctctctctctctctctctctctctctctaaatgcaTTTGCTTGTTCTCTAGGCCACAGAAAATGAATATTGGAAGGATCATGGCAATTCCCTCAAGCCACTAATCCTTCTATGTTACGAATTATGTGAACCCACATGTTGTTCTATTCAAAAGAAAGCATAAGCATTCTTATTGTACTACTTTACCATATTTTATGTACGTATATTTGATGTAGACTACTTTTATTGGGATTTCATATATTTTCTCTGCATATCCGAtgtctaaaaataaaaatgcttaTTCTAGCATAtgtttacacacacacacacacacacacacacacacatatatatatatatatattactgtTCTCGATATATGGATGTCTTCTTTATATCTCAGATAAATATATTATCTAGAGGAGGAAGCTAGTGGGAcccctaattaaataccatagTTTACAGAATCATTAAAGCTGCTTTTTTTGTGCAGTCCAATTAGAGGAAAACGCATATTTGCTCTTTTCTCTAGTGTGTGATTGCGATTGCGTTGAATAGTGATGACCACTGATGTTTAGCTAAAAGCTAAGTTAGCAACACTTGGAATCCGTGGACCTGAGAACTTTCACCATTACCAAGAAAAGTGGCCACAGGGTTTTCGTGCTAATCGTAGACGAGGCAGATTCCAAACAGTGCCCAATCTCCCaaaaagcaatatatatatttgtgggTCATGTTgtggagaagaaaaggaaagtcaaCTTTTTTGAGGACCAGTTCGGgaatttcaaatgatcttgtCTATTAACTACCACTCAAGGTTGAAAGTGTTGcctttttatataaaatatttaatcacTCTTTTGAAAGTTGAAATTCTTTTACAAATGTCTTTCACAAGTATTTTaggcaatcattaaaataattgatgatATAATTATCTTATTCACGATGAAGAGAAAATGCGGTGATATGATTATAATATTCTATTATACCAAAGTTCCATTGATTAAGAACTAAGTTATTCTCTTGAAACTCCCTATCttaaattcttgttctttttttcttttcttttttaagatctGTTTTTTAAGAGAGGAAGATGTTATGGAAACCCTATCTTCCTTGGAAGTGTGGAATCCTCATAATAAGGTGCACGCATGCGTTGAATCCTCTATCTCTAGCACATGAATACAATTTGCTTAATGACGCTGttgatttctttgaaaaatgtcTCTTTCTGGTCATCAATTAGTTCTCTTCAGAGGATCCATCAACTTCACCAGCTGTGTCGAATAAAAGATCAGTTGCCCACTTGCCTCTCACCTGCCTTTTTTTTAGGTTTCTGTTCCTTTTGGGTCCCTTGGATTTCGATTGCCAAAGCTTCGTAGGCATCTTCCTCGTACAAAAAGACTCCTATCTTGGTTATACAGTTCTAGGTTCTCGACAAAACGCAGAAATTCTCGAGTATCATGAGGGTTTTTTGCTTGGTGGCCCAGGCGCGCCATGTGCATTCAGCAGTGGCTAGTGCTCTATTTTCTCATGGAAAGAAATAAGGCCAGATGTACATGCATACATAGTGTCCAATCCACAAAAGCACAGCATAATCTAAATAAGAATACGAAAGATTAATCATGTGAGGGACACGACATGTGGACTTGGACCCCCTTGTCTAGAGAAAGGGCCCAGTGACCGTATATATCCTAAATTTAATATCGACCGTCGAATTTAATAAAACTCACATGAGACCCAGTTTAGAATATGTACTATATTCTTACATGATTTTTCCCCTACTAAAATTTCTACTATTCTATTTCAACAATAGTTGACTTGGTTGTTGCACTTCCTGAACATCAATTGCCGAAATTTTAATGACATAGGGAGCCACCGATTGATCAAATAGATTCAATAATAGTAGTGCCCTACTCAGTGGCCGCAAAAGTTGTCATGCTTTAAAACTCCTTAGGACTTTGGACCATAGTGCGATCAACTGGAGCTGTCAAATACATTTCCGGGAAGTAGTATTGATAAATTACCTTTtgcctacaaaatatttttattttctgacaaaatgatgaaaattatgCAGCGATAGAGTTCAGCGAGAGGCTGAGTTACTTTGGCATAGCCACGAGCTTGATCCTGTACCTCACCAGGGTCATCCACCAGGACATTAAGACGGCAGCGAAGAGCGTCAACTACTGGTCTGGTGTCACCACCCTGATGCCTCTTCTCGGGGGATTCCTAGCCGACGCCTACTTGGGCCGCTACTCCACGGTCTTCATCTCCGTGATCATCTATCTCCTGGTACATATATGTAACTTGATAAATGCTTATGTTTATGGATAAATATCGGTTCCAATCCAATTTTTAGCGACTCTCAATGTGATAAATGGCAGGGTCTGATCCTCCTGACATTGTCCTGGTTCGTCCCGAGCCTGAAGGCTTGCGAGCCTGGCCACCTGTGCCAGGAACCCAGGAAAGCGCATGAGGTTGTGTTTTTCCTGGCCATTTACTTGATATCAATTGGGACGGGAGGCCACAAGCCCTCGCTTGAGAGCTTCGGGGCCGACCAGTTTGACGAAGATCACCCccaggagaggaagaagaagatgtccTTCTTCAACTGGTGGAACTTCGGCCTCTGCTGCGGGCTCCTTCTCAGTGTCACAGCGGTCGTCTACGTGCAGGACCACGTCAACTGGGGTGCTGCCGACATTCTCCTCGCCGCAGTCATGGCCATGTCTCTGGTGATTTTCATCATTGGCAGGCCCTTCTATCGGTATCGGTTGCCAACGGGAAGCCCCTTGACCCCGATGTTGCAAGTTCTAGTGGCGGCTATTGCCAAGAGAAATCTTCCTCATCCTTCCGAGCCTTCAGAATTGTATGAAGTCTCGAAGCCCGAAAAGGCACAAGGCAGGCTTTTGTGCCACACCAGCAACCTTAAGTAAGCTCATACACATAATTTATATGCATGCAAAATTGATATCTGAAACAGAGAATATCACGAAATCTCAGTGAATTTTTATCTGATATCTCCCTAGTCTAATCCAATTTTGATTGACTTCTATTTCAGGTTCCTAGACAAGGCTGCTATCGTTGAGGGAAATGAAAGTTCAACTGAGAAGCAAATAAATCCATGGCGGCTAGCGAGTGTGACCAAGGTTGAGGAGATGAAGTTGATCCTGAACATTATCCCAATCTGGCTAGCCACCTTGCCGTTCGGCATATGCGTTGCACAGTCAGCGACCTTCTTCATCAAGCAGGGCACGACCCTCAACAGAAATGTCGGCGGCTTCCTGATCCCCCCCAGCCTCAATCTATGCTCTAGCTGCAATTGGGATGATCATCTCCGTCACCCTCTACGAGAAGGTGCTCGTGCCAATACTGCGGCACACAACAGGCTCAGAGCGTGGCATCAATATCCTACAGAGGATCGGGATCGGTATGCTCTTCTCAGTTGCAACGATGGTCGTGGCCGCCGTGGTTGAGCACAGGAGGCTGGCTGTCGTGCGGCAGAACCCTCTCACAGGCTCCATGTCCATGAGCGTGTTCTGGCTTGCCCCACAGTTCCTGATCGTTGGCTTTGGCGACGGCTTCACTCTGGTGGGGCTGCAAGAGTACTTCTACGACCAGGTGCCAGACTCCATGAGGAGCCTGGGCATTGCCTTGTATCTCAGTGTGATCGGCGCTGCCAACTTCCTGAGCAGTCTCATGATCACAGCAGTCGATCGCTTGACGGAGCAGCATGGCCGCAGCTGGTTTGGCAAGGACCTGAACAGCAGCCGGTTGGACAAATTCTACTGGCTTCTGGCTGGCATGGCGGCTGTCAACTTGATCGTCTACACGCTCCTGGCCCGGCGGTACACTTACAAGAACGTGCAGAGGAGCGTGGCTGTGGCCGATTGCTACCAAGGAAACGACCCGAGCACGTTGGCTTGAACAATCGAGATGGCCCGCTCTTATGTTAGTATAATTTGAATTCAAGCATATGTGGTAGATTAATTTATCTTCAGTATATCTTCTGTTGTGTATAACTGGAATATGGGATTATCGAAATATAAGTAATTCGAGCAGATCTCCACTTAGTAAAGTAATCGTCTAGTCAGAGAATCGCAATGGGACTTGTAATGATCTAGTTGACGTTTATCATCATCAAGAGAACTCAAAACTACAAAATCCCAGTCAACAATATATACTGGGGGCAATTCGGCCTTGAGAAAGTGGTTTGACAAACTTCTTAGCCATACATACCTTTGGCTTTCTACGTGTAATTCCTAGAATAGAATGCAGAAGCATTAGCATATAATCGGCCCAAACCACTTCCCGTTCGATCTGGGCCTGTAATTCTTTTCATTGGTACATCAAACGTCTAAGAtgcaaaaatacaaatttgaaatcaatATACCGGCAATAACGATCTTGATATGCAAATTTTCAACGAAAGTCGGCACGCTTTGGCTACAGCGAGCCTTGATCTTTTTGATCCGGAAGGACTTACGAGATCCGAAGATTGTATCGGGCCTGACCCGGCAACTATGGTAGGAGTGAGGTTCTTACATATCTTTAGGTATTGTTCAAACGCATTTAGGAGCTTGGCGTTTCCTGGATCCTAAGAACTAGCTCGAGCCCTAAAAGAGTGAACTAAATCTTGGCCCTGATCTGAACGTTCGGACCGATTCGAGATTTAGGGctgactcttcttcttcttgttttctttatttttttatttgtgtggACTTAGACATAAAACACAAGCTGTGCAACATTCACTTGTCCAAGATACATGTACCTTCATTAATTTGAATAGCTAacttctaaaaaatattaactCAGATGGAAGGTTGGTGAAatatcataaaaagaaaaaatgataaacaagCTATATAATCTCCTCTTTTATAGAGTATGAGTAGAGTaggactaacaaaaaaaaaatcttctcttcTATAAATAATTGTTGACACTCAAAATCGATCACACGCCTCAATTGAGGCAAAGGGGAAGATTTCAAATTGGAATGAGTCAAGGCGGACAAGAGCAATCGGTGAAAGACAAGTCATGTGCACTAGTCATGGTCATGACCATAAGTTAGACAAAGATCATTGACCACGCTCGATCAATAATGCATAATGTCACGATATGGATAAAGATAGTTACCTGAAAAGGCTTCCGAGCCACGCTCAAAATCTTATTCATGCTTTTGTTAAGATCATTTATGTCCTCCCAATTTATTAACACGTGAACACCCGCGTAAAGAGATTCATGCGTATGAGCAAGATCGTTTGGCTAGGACTGTCAACAAGTCAAGGcgcaattatttttattatcgagtTGACGATTCGAGAAGAGCGATTTTTGAGCGAAACGACAAAGAACGATGTACGAGGAGGCATATTATTATATGACAAATcgcttttgttattttgttagCTGTCCACATCTCTCCGTTTCATGCCGAAGAATCTGAAATCTCCATTAGACCTCAGGCTTTCCTCCATGCGTACGGGGTCACATATGAAATAGTCCCATTTCTTATTCCTCTTTCAGCTAGATATGTCTATTTCTTGAAACTCTGAAAAGCCCCCCCCGCAAGGTCTAGTCAGAATTTTACTTgccaataaaaagaaatttattagGTTCACAGacaggataaaaaaaattacaaagtgACCAATTAAATAGTTGACATATGAAATGattcaattacaaaattaaCTCTAAACATACATGCTACTCATCTAATGGTTTACCATAAGAACTTTCCTATACTGATGGTAAATTTAACGGTAATCccaaaaaaagatataaaaaattttacttttattaagTGGGATGTCTTAAGCACTTGGGCTATGTTTGGACAgccaaaagggaaagaaaaatgaaatcttcTCCCATCTTTTCCACACACCTTCATTGTCCTCCTTGCCTCATTTTATAGCAATTTTACCGtaaattatttatctttattGCCAAAAATTCTAAAGACACATTCATCCCAAAGTAATTATTgtctcacaaaaaatctcatacttgtaatttataacatatttacctcaaattaatttttgtctcaaagaaatttttaaatcaATATCCCTAACTCAAATCTACTCTCGATTGTCATCCCACCCAATATTCCATCAACATGCGGGGGATCTTTCACGTCGGATTTGTCTTGCAGTCATATGCTACATATATTGAATACACGCACTTTAACAGAATATTCGAAGGAATGCTTTGGATCTGTCATTATCCATGTCATATTTTGAAGTTGTCTATCACAAGTGTTAGCAGACATACATGTTAATAGGACGATGGACCGAATGCTTTGGATCTGTCATAATCCACATTAAATTCATGTTGTAGTTGTCCAGAACGTGTTAACATGCATACAATTTGGCAACATATTGGATGGAATGTTAATGGATGGTAGATTGGGGTTGagatatcaatttgggatttttcgtcaaatgaaaattaggtgGGAGTAAATGTATCGTGTTGGTACTAGTTCGACATATTTCTAGAGACAGAAATTGGTTTTCAGTAAATGCATTTTAGGTGTATGAGCTTGGGATTTTTAATGTAGTAACTCCTTTCCAAACATAATGTGAATCTCAAGGAAACATCTATTGTTGGGATTAAAAATGATGACCACACAACACTCTTTCTACTATGAAGTTTTATATTAGATCTTAAACCAGCTCCATAAATTCCTGGAGATTGCTCAAGAAGTCTTTAGGTTAGCGATGGACTTTCCCATGTAAGAAGCTTGACATTATGAGCAAATAGCtggaaagtaaaaagatctAACCAGAAATCAAAAGAGGCATGCGAAATGGGGATGTAAAGAACTGTATGCATCATAGCTCCGAGGTGCAAAATGTGAATCATTTGCTGAACTGATGGTTCGGCTTTGAGCCCGGTTTTGGTCAGAAAAAAGGTTTGAGCAGTAGCTTCGGGCTTTTGCGCAAGAACTAAACGGGCCCAGCTGTGCGTACTGGCCTGAATAGCTAAGCACTTAGATATTCTTCTCCTTCTGGACGCTTTTCTTGTGAAGATGAGGAAGTATTTGTTGTTTTGTTCATAACCCACAACGTCTTTGACCATACTCTCCCAGGCGCTTTGCCTTCCCTTCAAGGCTCCTTCAATCTTCCCACCACGGTAGTGCTCAGGCTTTCCATTTTTGCTTTTACTAACCTCACCCTCCAGCCGGATAGTCAATGTATGATTCGAGTTATTACAAGACGGCCGTAAAAGAGCCTGCACTTCTCGTTCTTTGTTGACAAAATGCTTGTACCCAAAACCATAGTCACAGATTACTGCGTTCCCATGATCTCCTTGCTCTATACCAACCGACATAGTGGAAAATAGAATAGCACAAGCCGCAATTTGCAGCACATGCACAGAGACAAAACTTACCATTTAATCGGTATTCAATAAACTGATTGAGTTTATCCCAGTGGCCATCATTCCCAAATGGGAATGGAGAGATAGGAGATTCGAATTGTCACATTCTCATGAGAGATTGGGGTGAGTATGATTTAACTTCAAGTGTAGGTGTCAACTACCTTGCCTTACAAAAGAGTAGAGCAAAAGTCTAATAGTGAGAGTtaaagtaggaatagagtataacaaattaatatatatatatatatataatatttcaaatataattCAAAGAGAGTAACAATATCGTAAAATAGCCTAAAATTCCTAAAGAGAAACCTAAATCAAATATAATCGGAAACTAttcaaaaagtaaataaaatctcataaaacataatctagaatcaaatcaaacaacTAATGAAAAGGAATGAAGTTAACTAaacttataaaataataatttaatatctagaaattaaataaagaaaataagttaaaatgtaatcttaaaatttatggttaataccataaaaaatcaaaaacggGTACATTTtagacaaatttacccaaaattaattttttaataatcaaaaaccctaaacggatacatttttgacaattttaatttttttagtttctattaaattttatggtCAAATTGCTGAATTTGATGACACATAATAGTTAACTGGTATATCAACTTgaaattttacttttcatttgttAAAGTTATACCGGATTTTGTATCTATTGTGGTATAAATTCAATTGGTATattttgtcacaaatgtaccaattta
The sequence above is drawn from the Eucalyptus grandis isolate ANBG69807.140 chromosome 11, ASM1654582v1, whole genome shotgun sequence genome and encodes:
- the LOC104426424 gene encoding LOW QUALITY PROTEIN: protein NRT1/ PTR FAMILY 5.6 (The sequence of the model RefSeq protein was modified relative to this genomic sequence to represent the inferred CDS: deleted 1 base in 1 codon), which gives rise to MEKRNGSTEAKDAIHHRDIDQEKWVHDSSVDYKGRVPLRASTGAWKASLFIIAIEFSERLSYFGIATSLILYLTRVIHQDIKTAAKSVNYWSGVTTLMPLLGGFLADAYLGRYSTVFISVIIYLLGLILLTLSWFVPSLKACEPGHLCQEPRKAHEVVFFLAIYLISIGTGGHKPSLESFGADQFDEDHPQERKKKMSFFNWWNFGLCCGLLLSVTAVVYVQDHVNWGAADILLAAVMAMSLVIFIIGRPFYRYRLPTGSPLTPMLQVLVAAIAKRNLPHPSEPSELYEVSKPEKAQGRLLCHTSNLKFLDKAAIVEGNESSTEKQINPWRLASVTKVEEMKLILNIIPIWLATLPFGICVAQSATFFIKQGTTLNRNVGGFLIPPASIYALAAIGMIISVTLYEKVLVPILRHTTGSERGINILQRIGIGMLFSVATMVVAAVVEHRRLAVVRQNPLTGSMSMSVFWLAPQFLIVGFGDGFTLVGLQEYFYDQVPDSMRSLGIALYLSVIGAANFLSSLMITAVDRLTEQHGRSWFGKDLNSSRLDKFYWLLAGMAAVNLIVYTLLARRYTYKNVQRSVAVADCYQGNDPSTLA